One Lepisosteus oculatus isolate fLepOcu1 chromosome 4, fLepOcu1.hap2, whole genome shotgun sequence genomic window, cactatacagtatgttggctgATTCCATCTTTTCAACACTATTCTCCAGGAATAGATCCAAGGAGTTCGCCTGATGCTCATTAACTTCCCCTCGGCATCTTACAATGCGCCTTGTGAGTTCTTTGTGCCAAGAACTAACGCTTCTTCTAACAAGTAATACAACTCGCTTTTTCTACTCCAGCAGGGAGATAAATTGCTTTCCAAAATGATCGTGAGGGACGGTTTAATTAGAATTTCATTTGGACTAAACAGGGGAAAAGCGATGTAGTTAACATTTGGTGGACTTAATTGGGCTTTTTTTCTTCACCccttaaaaaaatctgaagctACCCTTGTTAATCTTTCATTTATAATCAATTGAGTTGACTAAACAAAAGTCTAGGTcttcctttcttcctgtctcagACAATCCTTTGTTGCCTTTAAATGCCCTGTTCTTGAGTGATCCTGGTCGTGTAGATATACTCGATTGTTGACAGTTCATTACTGCGCTTTTGTCCATGAAATCTTTCTCGCTGCGTTTTACATGTGCAAGCCATAATGAGCTCCGTTgtcaattaacatgtttctagGAGCAAAGCTGGTTGCTCAGATGTTTAAGAGGTAAGTGCAGAGAAAAGGGCAACGCGGCTGCCTTTAGGTTGTTTACTTCCCAGCGTTCGTATTCAGTGTTGGACAAGACTAGCACCTCTGCGTACTACAGCGCTTTCTCTGGTCTCGAAACCAGTTCACCCTTGTGAACTCCTATATACTTGTACCTCTCCTAGaaactaaattaaaactaattaaaacaaaagcaaacatgAAAGCATGTTTTTAAACCCTACATAAATATCGGGTGATGATATTTGTACACAAAAATAATGTTAagcaacaatattaaaaatatttacaaatgttaATCGTTTATTGGGAAATGAAAAGGCGGCTTAATTTAAGTTAaaacatgtatatactgtactactacaTACAATGCAACACACTGAACATCGCGACTGTGACATCCTAGGTCTTGTGACTATCGGATAACTTTATTGTAATCGCGTAGTAATTGTTTAATGAGGCGTAGAAATCGTACAAGTAGCCTATCATATCTGATGTCCTTGCTTTGGCGTGCGTATGGCTATGACCTTTTGAAGTAAACGTAATCtttcttgaaaaaacaaaatggttttGGCTTTATATTGTCTTTAAATGCTTTaataaaatttaatatttaaatatttttctgtttgagaTTGTAAAAGATTAACGAAAAAATAGggatattttaagaaacatttgctATTCCAGGACGAGACTTTAAAGCCATATTACAGGTTTCTGAAACATAAACACGCACGTAtacgcaataaaataaaatactaaactTTGGCCATTTGGTAACGCCGAAATGGGTAGTTTAATGGACCGATATTGGTGTtgcttttgtcatattaaaTAAACAACTATACATATAGGGCACATGAACTATATGATAATAATGGTTAATTGAAGATGTGTTTAAACGTGTACCCTTACTAAGTTAAAAAATCGGAGCGTTTAGTTGACTACTGAACACGATTATACCTATGTTCACAGAGTACGCTGTAGCTGAAAAGTATCACAAATAAGCATTAGTGTCTTCAGAGATATCGCCAGGAATGGGTATTTTGTACCAATAATAAAATTAGATGTAAGACAGTAGGGTATTCTTAAATTCCTCATAATATTTGTCAGTGTTTTCCCAATCAATATGTGGCCATTTGTTgaagaaaataatgttaatgGCTTCTACTAATACGTTTATTTAGTTTCGCAGTTTTAGTAACCTTCTCTGGGGCtcatctatacagtatatatagaaatGGCTCTTTTATATTTGTATCTTTAAAAGTCGGTTTAAAGGCATTATACGATGAGCAAAACTACACTCTTCTTCTTGACATGTAACTGAAATGTCCGGAgaattaattaactaattacTTTCGTACCCGAGGGTGTGGAATTCCATAATACAGTGCTTATAGCGGTTATGGGAACGGGACACCGATATAATAAGCTCGATCAAAGCGTGAATCACAGGCTAAAATACATGCTAATTCTCAAACTCTCCCCTCTGCCCCGCCCAGTCTGCAACTTAGTTCAGCTTTTCGTGGTTTGTAACGTGCAATTGTAATAAACTAAGGAAAAATAAAGTGAATACTTCCAATAAAGTCAAGCTTGGTAATATTTACTCTATCGACAATTCGAAGTcggattaaaagaaaacagatttaaagTCTTTAAATGCTTCTGTATTCAGTGTAgtcaaattaaatttttaaatatatatatatttgattttCCCATTTTTGCCTTCggtttcaaattattttactgtGTAAATTACTAAACAGTAGTATTCATCGGCACATTTCAAATGTGTTTGCCACTTTGCCTTCAATCAGatacagttcttaaatatttacttcaatttttgtattattttgaacATTTATATGTGAGGTAGTTGTGCTGTCTTTTAACAGCACcaatatttatgttttcagatattttttttttttggggggggggggattcggGGTACAGACTCATTAGTAAAATTGTCCTGAACCTTCTGGTTCAGGTCGTTTTTTTCTCCCACAGTATTTATCCTTTAACTGGAAAAAGGTGAGCAGACCATTCAACTTATATTATTAGCCTTTTAATCATTCCCTGGGCAAGACTTGTGAGTGTTAATTGCATTGTAATTGGAAAACTAGGATTGAGCAGCACGCATTTCTCTCTGATCAGAATTTCTGTTAGTGCACTAGAATAATATTGTTCCAGGAGACGTGTGGAGAATAAATTATTCCATATTAAAGTTGGTGAAGCAGTGCAGGGTATAGTTGATGTAGCCCAAGTACTTGATTATCTATATTCCGATCAAAACAGGCTGATATGGGAAAGCGTCCTCCTGAGAGTGTTTAGCTGATTAATGTAATGGGCTTTGAAGAGTCCATGTTTTATCTGGTAATTTGTGTCATTATTCTGGAGTCAAGTGTAAAATCGCATCACCAGAATCTGGTATTTCACAAAATTGTTTAAATATACCTTAATACACTAGAAGTCAATGTAATATTAGATGTATGGTTTACTCTAATGATTCAATGGGAATTCTATTGATAGAATGATTAATGGCCGTACAGTGTTCATATTCTGCGTTCAATAAAATATGAGTGACAGTTTTCAATCGGTGCatataaccaaaaatgtaattacacaATTACGATCGTTTGGCGTTTAGAATACTAATTACAGACATAAAGTTAAAACACTATTCTACATCTGGTATTTTGAGTATTTTAGTTTTGATTAATTGAGCGTGTGATTAGGAAATACAATAACCTTGCCTTATTCGTGAGATCTACAACTTAAACTACCATTTACTGCGATCTCGAAGACAACGTAAAGCACAGAACCTAAAAATAGGTACATGATTGTAGATGATTTAATtcgctgtactgtattttaaacacagaaaatgCAGTTAAAGGGTACAATAGAGTATATTGTTGCACTTTTCACAAGGTGACTGGGGGAACGCCTTgatgcaaagaaaaatgtttatttttttctgataattTTAACTGTTATTCCCTTAGTCAGGTGAAGGCTACCGAATTTATTCAAATCAGATCAGATTCGGAATACAACAGacgtaaaacaaaaatatttttagatggAAATAttcctgaattattattatagattttaatgttgttttatgtttaaattaagGTTACTGAGATCTACTGTAAGTATACCCCAGAATGTTTATGAACTGCCTGGAAGATCATTGCGGACCCAACAATTCAATTCACCGAGACACATAGACATTTTGTTctcattaataaaaacaaacctaaaaaatgcatttatagaAAGAATTATTTCATTTAGTGTAGATCATCGAATTCTTGTTTAacgtttgttctgttttttgaggagtagttgtTTAAACACTTGCTCTAATAACAATCATAggaatctgaaaaaacgtgACAGTAAAAAGAAGACGCGGAAAACGCAACAAGCAAGTTCGTTTTTCTAATGTAACCtaaagacttttaattattatatgaTAAAGACTgataaaagaaaatttaaaaatagttaTGAAAACGACTTTACTTTGGATCGACCATGTAGTATGAATGTCTTTAATGTTAGTATTAACggataataattaaaaaaaaacattttacaacaaATGCTCTGTGAAGCTGTAAATAAACTTAGTATTTTATTAAGGGTTTAAGATATTTTGTgtaatattttctgaaatgcaTTTATAAATGGCAACATTGCCGATTTTCAAACACATCAAATTGTACATGTaactttaatttatataaaaagaaaGCCTACAAATACTTAACAGGTCACTTTACAATACTTGTTGAGAACAAGTACTACATTACAAAACATATAAATGTTTTCATGGTAAATCAGTTTAAATAACTTTCGGTTTTTACATTGTCAAACCGTCTACAATATTGTGCCATAAATGCAAAGTGTTAAAGATAATGTGGCATTTCAAGTATTTCCTCATAATATTTACCCAATAAACTTATATGTACAACAAATACTGCTACTGGGACAGTCCGCCTCAGAGGAGAAGAGATACGTTCAGCCTTGAACCCCTCTTGAGTGTTCGTTCGATGCAGCTATAGAAGTGCCGTTGTTGTCGTGAAGTTTTCTCATATGTTTCTTCAAATCAAAGTTCCTACAGAAGCCTTTCCCGCAAGTTGCACAAGTGAACGGTTTCTTATCGTTGTGAGTGTGCATGTGGAAAGTCAGATTGTAAATCTGGTGAAAGGCTTTGTTGCAAATTGTACACTTGTAttgtttttctccactgtgAGTTAGTTTGTGGTTCTTGtagtttcctggaaaaaaaataaaacactgtaaGAGTAAAATATAACTTCAGTTAAGGCAGTGAAACAGGAATTCCCCAGGCCAACGTTTCACAATTAAGTCACTTTAGACAAAGGGGTTTCATCCCTGAGCCTTCATTAACCAACATTTTGCATGTGGGAGTCAAGAAGTTGTCAAACTTTGTCAaaatcaaatacaacagcctGAACTTGTCAGgttataaattaggaagaggtCTGTTTTGTGACCCATAGCGAATTTAGAATCTTGTAGGAAAAGTTAGTTAGTGTAAAATGACATATCCTATTTCGAAGGAGCTGATGTTGGCTGTCAGGATATGGATTGAATTATTTGTACTTTTGTTAAAAATCATAGTGGATTTATTATAGTGGGTATTCTagatttctttttaatgaaaGAAACATTGATAATCAAAGCATTTTCTCTAGTAATGTGATTGATATCTTCTTTGATAAGCCAGTAAACATAAAATGTGGATATAACGTATAATGACGTACAATAAATGAATGTGAGAGATATTTATAATTATCAATAATTATCAATTTTATGGCAGCAGAAAGAAAGATTATCAATGTATTTAGAGATCTAACATGTTAATTATAAatgcaatattaaatttaatatttcaaattttaaaatatgcaaagtATTTTATGATTGGGGAAAAACGTGAGTACAGCCCTTACCTTTCTGATGAAAACCTTTCCCACAAAACTCGCAAACGAAAGGTTTATACCCAGCATGTATCCGTATGTGGGTATTTAACGTAGAACTTCGGTTAAAGGCTTTTCCACACTGATTACATTTGTGAGGTTTTTCCTagtaacaacaacagacacagtGGTTTTTAATCAAGTCACTGTTGTAATAAAAGTTGTTTTACATACGTTCTGAAAAGACGGCCCTTACCTGTGTGTGTATGATTTTGTGTCGACACAACGTGCTGGCTTGACGAAAACCCTTCCCACAGACTTTACACACGAAGGGCCTGGCTCCCGTGTGCACCGGCATGTGACGGGTTAAATTATAATGCGCATTGAACACCTGCAAAAGAGGATTGGCATTTTGAATATGTtaactttgtttcttttaatttaagctTTTCATATTAGTTAAATAATAACGCTTACGGTATGATTTAATTTCAAACGAATTTAGCTAaatcttttttaatgttttatgcaGTTTTATTAGATTTGCTTTTCAATTTCCCCACTAAACCTTAATGTTAGTTGCTAATGTGCGTTCAAGTTTTTAACTAGTGCAGTGATTGTCTTTAAcggataatttttttttatttaccttGCCGCAGACTTCGCAAGTGAAATTTTTAGGTTTCCCATCTGAGGAATTGTTGCTGAGTTTACTGTGCGCTTTTACTCCGTTTTTTTCCGAAGTCAAGCCGTGATTTTCCTTCACTATTTGGTCCAGTTGTCCAGGGAGGTGTTCTTTGTGTGGGTATTGCGGTGTGGGAAACTTCTCCGCCGCCGAGCTCGCAAGTTTGGCGTTTTCCAGCAGAATTAATTTCTGATGCGCGGTGAGCGAAGTTTGTGACGGCGAATTTACTATGCTGGAAGAGAAAAAATGTCCGCTTAGGAGATCCGACGGGTGATACGAAGAAtccaaatagttaaaataatagagAGACCCGTTGGCTGGCATTGCCAGTGTTTGATGAATTACTTGAGGCTTGATCACCCTGGCGCTCGGCAATAAGGAATGCATAAAACCCGAGTCTGTTTTGCAGCACATACCACAGTTAGATTTGCACATGGCGGCCGAACTGCAGATTGTCCCTCTGAAGTTAGCTTTCCAAAATTCGGAATAGTTCATTAACGCCTTGGCTTGCAGGTCGTAGCTTAAAGGCTGAATAGGGATCATGCAAGGTATAGGTGAGCACAAACTGACCATCTTTCTGCCTTCTGAGAGATCAGCTCCATGCTGTTCGTCTAAGGAGCTTTTTGGTTCCGAAGTCTTTGACATAATTCTTTCAATAGAGAAGGCCAGCGCCTTTGGGGCAACGGAGGCTCCATTCCTGGTCTCGTGTCTCGGGCAGGACATCACTGTTTCTAAAGGAAGAGAACTCGCCATTCTTGAAGAACTTGGTGTGAGCAGCCGCCGACTACCCGCTCTGTCCTCCCCTCCTGCATTCCAGAAAAGCCAGGACACACATCAGTTTAATAAGCACCTTGGTTCTTACAGTGTCACCCATTCACATTCAAATGGACATCCCCCGAACAATGGCACCGAGGGGTACCAGATTAATGCTCATTAACTAGTACACACAAAAATTAACAAGACATTATAGAGCttggtagaaaaaaaacactcaagtTCATTGGTATTCGCTACTTTTGAATCGAAAATCTGATCTCAAAACTTGTAGAAGAATCGATGTTTAGTAGTTTACCTTTTCTAAAGCGAAGACAGATGGATTCAAGTATTGCTGCGTGGCTATACTGTCACATTTTGATACCACACATCCTCGTCAGCGAGAGATCACTGTCTCCTGCATTTAGCTGACATCATACGTAGTCACTTCTATCAGGGTGACAAGGAAACGCCACCACCAGCCTTATTTCAACTCCCACCACCCATTTATACATACCCACGGGGGTGGTGTACATCACTTATTAcagattattatttataatatgcCCTACAAGTCTCTTTCCTTTTCATCAGCTCTGTGTTCCCCAACGATTTTCCCTAAACCGGATCGCGatatttataattttaatatcGAGAACTGAAATTTGaacatttctaatatttttaacttttactCTATTGATCCAAAGCTCTTACCTGAACATAAATTAGATGAAAGGCGCTGCTTTTTctttaatactgtattaaacTGTACTTAACTGCAGGCTTAGATTGTggtgataataatgataataatgttgtttttttgtgctcGAATATCCTTTTGTCAATGTATTCAAGgacaaaatagatttttaattagaataagaaaataatttcttaatatGAGAGGTAATTCATCTTATAAAGGACATAATTTGACAGTTTCAAGTTTAAACCAGCAGATCGATTACGTTAatgaagtatataaaaataatattccttgaaagctaaataaaatgttttttacctAAATCGGGATATTTCTGAATGGCTGAGAGACATCTAAGTttcatttatgaaataaaacgtCATGCAGTATTCAGAGATTTTTAAACCTTGGTAACAATAAGGATTTTGGATCCTCCTTAGTTTGACTGGTTCCAATTTTCATTGCGAGCCCCTAATCCCTGGGGATGAAAATAGCTTTTCCATCCTGGTTTATACTTACTATTTGTATAATTGAGAAGGTCCAATTTCCACCTGTTTAAGGAGCAGATTGCAAGAGCAGAGCCTCCCTCGGATCCTATTAAACGTTTTTCCTCCTCCACCTATTCAGGAGAACCAATTTTCCAGAGCGATTCATGGAGCTGAGCTCTGAAAAAAGCAGCTCTTTCACTTTTAGCCACTAAAGCACTGCGTGGAAcctggttttgtgtttttcttaaataaagagacggattaaaaagggaaagaaaagacTTAGCCTGACCAGAGGTAAACCAAGCAATGAAAAGAGCCCCTTTTAACGCGACAGAAAAGTTTGCTGGAATCCAGAGTTTTGTGCGTTTGCTACAATGACCAGTTGCCCCCTCTTCTTTGTTCTTTAAGGGCAGTTTGAATTCATTTGTTTGCAGACGATTTCACCTGAGAATCACAACAAATTATTACTTCAAAATCTTCTAAAAGACCTATTTAATTATGCTCGGTACACTTCTGCAAAAATGATGGAAACTTTGGCGCGCTAGTGATTCTAAGACGCTTTATACAAGTATGTCTTAAAAGATCTCTTCTAAACCGATGCTGTATTGCGTGAGAGGTACAAATGTTTCCTCTGGAATGCATGCAATTAAAGATTTCTCAGAAGTGAATAAACATGAGTTCGAGGTGCGTTAAAGATGTGAAACAGGTTTGTACGCTTATCGTTGAACAAAGAGAATATTGTAAATTGTTCTTTTGTATCTGCAGTTCAAACCTATTTGTACACAGTCCAAATTCATCACATACAGGGGATTATCTAAAAGGGTTGTGCAATAAGAGtggttaaaagaaaattaatcgAAGTTACTTTCTTTCCCGATCCTTACCCCGCATGTTACTAATTATGGGCGGGTTTGTTTA contains:
- the fezf2 gene encoding fez family zinc finger protein 2; protein product: MASSLPLETVMSCPRHETRNGASVAPKALAFSIERIMSKTSEPKSSLDEQHGADLSEGRKMVSLCSPIPCMIPIQPLSYDLQAKALMNYSEFWKANFRGTICSSAAMCKSNCGMCCKTDSGFMHSLLPSARVIKPQVIHQTLAMPANGSLYYFNYLDSSYHPSDLLSGHFFSSSIVNSPSQTSLTAHQKLILLENAKLASSAAEKFPTPQYPHKEHLPGQLDQIVKENHGLTSEKNGVKAHSKLSNNSSDGKPKNFTCEVCGKVFNAHYNLTRHMPVHTGARPFVCKVCGKGFRQASTLCRHKIIHTQEKPHKCNQCGKAFNRSSTLNTHIRIHAGYKPFVCEFCGKGFHQKGNYKNHKLTHSGEKQYKCTICNKAFHQIYNLTFHMHTHNDKKPFTCATCGKGFCRNFDLKKHMRKLHDNNGTSIAASNEHSRGVQG